The DNA window tttttttcgaaaaaaaaaaagaagacactTGGGTCTTGTTTGTGGAGATATATGTTTTGTTTTCTGATATCAAGATTGATAACGTGTGCGGGTTTTCTATGGCTACATTATGCTTACTGGCCAGAGAGATGCAACGGAGTAGTGTTTGCTGTGAGGGCCATCTGTTCGGAACTCAACTCCTTTTCTTCAGTTCCAGTTATTCTTCATGGTCccggcccaaaaaaaaaaaaagaaagaaagaaaggaattaAATATATGGTAGTATATGTTTTTAGGACCAGCTTTGAATTTGCCTTGACgagttgtctttttttttttttggggtggctAGGACATATTAGTAGTAGTTCTGGTACATCTGTTGAGTCGGAGAAATTCCTACTATCACGTTAGATAAAGATTTGATTTCCTTATTCCCACTGTACGGAGAACAAAGTAGCCCTTCTCTTTTGTGGCAAAACTTTTAATTATGCGCATCATGTTATGCTAACTCTAAGCAAGTCGTCTACCCTGCGATATATATATGTTGCTGGAGATTTTCGTATTGTTCATTCCTGACACTagcaaaatatatacatatgcatatatatatatttgttcaTGTGGGCAGCACATTTTCTGTTCCCGGCTACTTTAAATTTTCTGGGATGCTTCAGATCGACTGCTTTAAATATCATCCGTGCCTCTAATATAGCAGGTGATTTAGTTATTGCAGATCAGATATCAATTAGCCTTGCTCAATAAGTAAATTAAAACCGTGATGGTTAGTCTCCAATCTACAGTTTTCAGCATGTTATCGTGTAACAACAATCTGTTTGCTTTTGGGAATTCACGATGCAACTTGAAACAAAATTCAGATCTAGGGAGAGTTAGGAATTCATATAACTAATTGTTCAGATCTGAGGTCTGTGGACTATAAAACtccaaacatttgttttctccGTGACAATCAGTCGAGCATGCTACTTTCAATATGGTTGAATCGCAACAATTCTGTTTATGTTTGCACCGGCACTACAATTCTGCTCATGCTTCATTAGCTGTGTTTGACTGAGGGTAAAATAATGCCAATATTTATTCCCTCTGCATTGACCAGACACATGATTAAGAGTTTGTGGCCAGGGGCAGTGGTGTTTACACCTGGAAAttaaagaggggcaaactgaaGAAGCTGCTTTGTTGCTTGCTTCTACGAGACAGTATGGCCCAAGAAAGTGGCGCCTGATATCTCAATGCAAAGCATTGTTATCCGTCTTCAGGCCAATTAGCACGTAAAGTAATTGGAAGAAGAAATTTGCAGCTGAAGTCTTTGGCTGAACTGCGTGGGAAGTTTTTATAATAGAAGCAGCAAAGAGGACACTCAGATATTAGCCGGCTGAGGAGGGAAAAATACAATAATCATTTTTTGGAGACTTTTACTGAGAAACAGCTTAAAAAGCATAGTGTCGAAGAATTTCTCATGGCTACCTCGAGCGGCCAGTTTGTCTGTACTGATCCACTTGCTCCTCCTCCCCCAGTATTACTTCCTCCATGGCTTTCAAATTCTACGTCCGGTGTGCCTGTTAGGCCATCGTCACCTTCTGTGACCTTAAGCCTTTCACCTTCAGTGgttccaccaccaccaccaggAGCAGCATGGTTGCAGCCTGATAGAGCAGCAACAGACGATAAAAATCCTGTCTCGAACAGTTTGCCATGTCTTGGGATGGTGCCTCCTCCCCCCTCCAGAGAGAAGGCCGCGGTGGTATCTGAACTCTTGGAATGCTGCAAAGAATTGGAAGAAATGCAGCGTGCTTGGGCAGTGCACAAGAAGGAAGCAGCCTGGAGGTTGAGGAGGGTAGAGTTACAGGCGGAATCGGAGAAGGCCTGTAAGAGGAGGGAGAAAATGGAGGCAATAGAGGCAAAGGTGAAAGCACTGAAGGAAGAGCAGAAGGCTACTCTGGATAGGATTGAAGCCGAATACAGGGAGCAGCTAGCTGGATTAAGGAGGGATGCAGAGGCCAAGGAGCAGAAGTTGGCTGAGCAGTGGGCGGCTAAGCACTCACGTCTAACTATGTTCCTTGAACAGATGGGGTGTCAATCAAAATTTGTCGAGCCCAACTGCTGATAAAAAGGTTGCTTTGCCCTCTGCTTCGGTAGAGCTACCTTAACCTTGCTTTGCAGTTTGCCCTCTGCCTGCAAGACCCGTGCGTTTCTGTCATATTGTTCTTTGCATATTGCCAACTTGGTTGACAATATTCGTTGGGTTAGTGCTTTTGCACCTCTATTCAGCTATTGTAACCGTTGGGTCATTTCTTGatcttggttttctgcattggTCTTCTGTATCTACTTTGTTTATTTGAAGAACCAAAAGGTTGGCTGATCCTTGACCTTTTGTCTTTACATTACATGTTGCGCATATCATGGCCTACGTCCTACTCTTTCCACACAATTCCCAACCTTTCTGCTGGTACCCAAAACCAAAAACAGCTGCTTCATTCATACCAAATAATGATATGCACACGTACAACTGTGCATCTACTACTAGAAGCTATAATATGCACAGGATGATGAGGGCGGTctgtttaaatttaaatgaaaGGAACAGCAACCAAAAatagactaaaaaaaaaaaattagcaacaATTACTACGCGGATCCAGTGACTATCTAACCTCCGCCAGACTAAGAAAAGCTTTTAACTTGGTAAGTATGGGATAAGATTCCCAACAATTCTTCTGTCTTCTTCAGTTTCGGAGTTTTATGCatcctgaaaaagaaaaagcgaAGGAAGAAGACCATTGGTCTTGGTCGGgcaattaaatgattaattgcAAAATAAATCTACATCTATTTTCTATACATAGATTTCTCCAATAAGTACCAAATGGTTCGAAATAATAGAAAGCATTGAATTGAAGGATTTGCAGGCCGCATACGTATTTATATATCCCGTTatcattattaaaaaaaagcGATGTGTGTGATTATTCCTCTTAACCTAGCAAGGCATTGAAGAATTGAATAAAGGTTCCCAAATGTAAAATGCTTGAATTGGTAGAAAAGCCCCCGCAGGTCCTGGTTTATGAACTCGCAAGTCATCATGGGGGCCGGCGGGACATGATCTCTTCACACAAATTTGCTAaaccaaacaaataaagaaaagaaaagaaaataatgttGTCTACAGCCTCATCAGTTTTTTGAGTTTTACTTAAGAAGATTGCAAGTACTTCCTATGTTATTTCCCTGCAATAATGTCTACAATGTCTTTCAGTTCCGAATTGGGTAAGTTGGACGACTCCCGCGTCCGCCTTATTGGCCTCATCCACACAAAATACTCTTAATTGTCCTTGAATAAGAAAGATTTTTAGGAAGGTGAAAACAAAACTTAGATTGTCATCATCCTCCGTAGGTTCCGCTGAAGTACTTGCCAGTATAAAACACTACACAATTTTGTCATGAAAAGAAAATGGATATGTGTGTGTATCACTCGCTACTGCTATTGCCATTTGCCTCTATTTATTTGTCTCAAAAAAGACCTGGAGGATCAGGCTCAAACAGAAAGTGAGAATAATCCACAAGGTCTTCTTCATCTTGTTGATTATTCACGTTGCCGTCACCGCCCAAACCTTGGCTAAAAATTTCGACCACCTCCATTTCTTTATCCGTCCACCGATTCATCGTTGCTTCCTTATTATCTGCATTCCCACCTTGCTGTAATGGCGGCTCCGGGATAATGTTCCCTGCACCTTCCTGAGTTTTTGATGATGGCTTCGCATTTTGGCGGGCATGTTGAGAAGGCTCGCCGCCGTTCATCACCTCACCATCAATCTCTCCAGGACTAGTTCCATTTTGATAGCGAATGGGGCCTGCTGTCGTTTGGGGATGAATCCTAATTTTGGTTTCTTCCTTCTGGAAACCCTTGAGAAGGTTTTCGTGGGCATCAAGAAGGAAAGCCTCAACGCTAAGCTTCTTGTCCTCTTCTATGATTGCCGCCTCGTGGGTTGATGGGGGCAAGTTCATGAGGTTTGCATATGCGTCATCGAAAAATTCTTTCACTCCTGATTGATCTTTAGTCTTCATCCCTGTACGCCAAGAAACTGGGAAgattcttcttttcttggattcgGAACCAACAATACTAGTATTGTATTTCCGTTTCTTGTGGTTTCGGTGTAGTGATGCTTCAGATAATTTAAGCAGTTGAGGACCCTGCAATACCAAATCCCATACATTTTACAAAGTGATTGAAACTCCTCGAGGCAAGGCAAGACTATGTAAATCTAAACCTAGTTTATATACAAGTAAAGCTGTGATATATACAAGTAGCAACCCGATCAACTCACCTGAAGCTCTTGAGCATTGGTCTCCTTCTCGTTAGATGTTATAGTGTTGTTGCTTCTGATGAAGTTGATGACCTCAACTAAAGATCGAAACATTCTTTTGCACGTTGGATGGAAATAAAACTGCAACAGAAATATGTTACGTCATTTCTCTATTtcttcctcccttttttttcttaaaaaaggaaagaagaaaatcaGAAAGAGGGAGAGATCGACATGGAAAGCCTAGCAAATAATCGAATTGGCAGCGCTAGCTGGTACCTTATCTTGTGCACCACTGGGACGTTGTCTTGTCTCCCTTTTCCAATTTCTGAGAAGAGCAGGGAATGGTAAGATGCGGTCATAAAAAGCCATGCCTGGCATTGTTTCTTCCATCTCAGGAGCAGATCCAacctacatatatatatatatatatatatatatatatatatatcgcaGCCGCATACTCTATATGAGTTGAGTTTGAATCATGCATTAATTTGCAATATTTCTCTTTTGACTTTTCAGACGGCTAGAAGCAAAAGGGAATAATTAAACTGCATGACATTAATCACCTCGTACATCCCGAAATCATAACCAACTGGATCTTCACGACTTTTAAAACAGTTGAAGGAAACATATGAAACTGAAACAACCTTTGTCTTGGTTAGACATCCTCCCCTTCTTGTCTTCTGTTCTTGAACAATTACAGGCTGCAGCTGTTCATATTTCTCAATTGATGTTAGAGACGCAGCATTCATGCacggatttttttttaaaactcatAAACCTCTTAATACGAACTGTTAAAAGACGCAAAGAGTGAATAGATGTCATGCAACAGCGCTAGATACAGACCACGTACGTAGATTGTAAACCACTACAAATACTAAGGCTTTTGAGAACATAATTAAAACCCTTCTCTATACAACTACATATGGTATATAACCTGAGGCTGAGGTCTCGCGGCATTTTCAGGCAAATTAACAGATTGAGGATTTGGCGCCAGCACAATTGCCTTCTCCAAACCACCACAGGCCTGCGTCCCTTCTTGCACCGGTGAATCGAAGTTCTGCAGTTGTGAAACAGTAGAATCCAGTTAAAGAACTATCAGCGTGACACAAATTTTCATGTCAAAATCGAATCGTAAATGCTTGAGAATTTATCAAGCTAGACGAAACAAAACTGTAAAagcatggttttttttttaaaaaaaaattttcgacTTATAAACCTTTTAATACATATATCTGCACTACAAACTGTTAAAAGATGCAAAGAGTGCATAGATGTCACGCGACTGGTGCTAGATACACACCACCGAGATTGAAAACCACTACAAATACTAAGACTTTTGAGAACGTAATTAAAGTCCATCTCTATACAACTACATGTAGTATATAACCTGAGGCTGAGGTCTCGCGACATTTTCAGGCAAATAAACAGATAGAGGATTTGGCGCTAGCACAATTCCCTTTTCCAAACCACCACCGGACTGCGTCTCTTCTTGCACTGGTGAATCGAAGTTCTGCAGTTGTGAAACAGTATAATCCAGTTAAAGAACTGCTAGCATGACACAAAATTTTCATCATAAATGCTTGAGAATTTATCAAGCTAGACGAAACAAAACTGAAAATGCATGGTTTTGTTCAAGAGAAGGAAGAGGAAACAATTACTTTATTAGCACGACAAAGGCCGAGGTATGGAGTAATCTCCCAACCAGCTGTTGCTGTGATTTCGGAGGAGTTGTTATCAGAGCTTGATGCCATATCTTAACTGAGGCTGAGGGCGAACTAATGATGCTCCCGAGAGATGATTAGAGATTTTGTTGGCCAAATGGAGATGTAAAGAAGATGATTAGGACTGTTTGTACTGAGCACTGATTCGTGCATATCAAAGCTGGTTTATGGGGCTAGGTTTATATAGTGCTAATGGGAAAGAGTACAGCCCCCGGAGGTTAAGATGTGCATGCACTGACACATACACAACAAGCATTTTTTGGTATGTGAATTTTAGGTCTTTCCTATTCTGTCCTGTCATAAAAATCATCCTGCAAATGTCTGGATGAGCCATTAAAGCTCTACTTTTAAAGAGATTCTCGCTATTATTACATCAAAATATCATGTTGGAGTCGTAGATTTTAGAGCTCTCTTACCATATTATAGGCCCTGGAGAAAATCTCTCACCGAAATTGCTTTAATTGTTGGTTTTATTCATGCTGTCCCCTCAAGGCTCAAGAATTGAGAATTTTTTACTCAATTGTTGTGAAAAATGGTCTATTATAGGCCATGGCCATAATATAGTttacccaaaaacaaaaaaatcctcCCTCTTTAAATTGAGAATAAGAAGAAAACTCTTTATCTGTTGCCATGATATCCGTTGTAAATATTGGTTGTGTTCGTATTCTCTACGCTCAATTTCTCAAACTTAAAAAGCGCAGGCAAGCACTCCGAACGAATTGTTTGGCCTTGATCAGATGCAACACCTGAAGTTGGTGCCTCTTCCAAAAAATCGTTTCCGGATAATAACAATAATGCTTCTGCCCATACAGAAGAGTCATAGACTACCATACAGCTTAACTTGAGCGCGCGAGCGTTTCTTTTGCCCCCCCCAATTGCCTTTGCTAGTTTTGGTTGTCTCAAAATGTGTCTACAAAATTTATAGGCCTAATTTGGATGAATAAAGTGGATGTTGGCATAATTCGTATCACAAATTTGATCAGGAAACGAAGGCGATAGCATGAAGTTTGACAGGAGGGAGGGCACCTTATTTTATCTCAAAAATTAGTGGCGGCTAAGATATAGACGCCAGAACCAGCATCGCTCCTAACCACCTCCAAAAacatataaaataaaatggaaagAAGCAAAACTAAATCAATGGACGGCAAGAAAGTACAATAAAAATGAGATCAAACGACCAGTCTAGCTAATTAGTAATATTAACCACTGCAGCCTTGAGCGAAATTTATCGGCGGACAAAATCCGAAATGGAATATTAGCAGACTCTAACATAGAAGTTTTTGCATACGTTCTGGAACAATGAAATTATGAACTTCAAATTAACCAATTTGTACATCTCAACGGTACAAACTTTCAGTGAGAGGCATTAACTCTTCTACAATTGAGTCTTGAAAAAGTTAGTCATCAAAAGGGCAGGTACGCTACAAAGGACCTCAATCCATGAAAACCGCTCCAGAGACCAAACTTGCACGAGCAGCAGTCGAGAATTTAATGCAGCTCGTGCCAATATTTCTCTCTCCAACTTTTCCCATGGAATGTTCTGCTATCGAAAGCCAGAACCAGGTTTATCAAACCACAGAACATTACAAGCACAACCAATCTGCATGCAGCTATCATTCCTGGCCAAGCTAACAAAAGCGAGGAG is part of the Coffea eugenioides isolate CCC68of chromosome 6, Ceug_1.0, whole genome shotgun sequence genome and encodes:
- the LOC113774570 gene encoding transcription factor AS1-like, with the protein product MATSSGQFVCTDPLAPPPPVLLPPWLSNSTSGVPVRPSSPSVTLSLSPSVVPPPPPGAAWLQPDRAATDDKNPVSNSLPCLGMVPPPPSREKAAVVSELLECCKELEEMQRAWAVHKKEAAWRLRRVELQAESEKACKRREKMEAIEAKVKALKEEQKATLDRIEAEYREQLAGLRRDAEAKEQKLAEQWAAKHSRLTMFLEQMGCQSKFVEPNC